The genomic segment TCCGCACCGGCGTCATCTCCTCGTCCCTCGGCACCAGCGGCGTGGTCTTCGCCTTCGCCGACGACGTCAGCACCGACCCCGGGGGCCGCGTCCACACCTTCTGCCACAGCGTCCCCGGAAAGTGGCACGTCATGGGCGTCATGCTCAGCGCCGGCGGCGCCCTCCGCTGGTACCGCGACGCCCTCTGCCAGGTCGAAGTCGAAGCGGGCCGGGAAAGTGGTAAGGACCCCTACGAATACATCACCGCCGAGGCCGAGAGTATCCCGATCGGCGCCGAAGGGCTCCTCTTCCTGCCCTATCTCACCGGCGAGCGGACCCCCCACAAGGACCCCGACGCCAAAGGCGCGTTCATCGGCCTGTCACTCCGCCACACCAAGGCCCACATGACCCGCGCCGTCCTCGAAGGCGTCGCCTACGGCATGCGCGACAGCCTCGAAATCATGCGCGGCATGGGCGTGCCCGTGCGCGAGGTCCGCTGCTCCGGCGGCGGCGCCCGCAGCAAACTCTGGCGCCAGATGCTCGCCGACACCGGCAAGGCCCCCATGGTCACCATCAACGTCGACGAAGGCCCCGCCTACGGCGCCGCCATCCTCGCCAGCGTCGCCGCGGGCATGTACAAGACCGTGGAGGAGGGCTGCGACAACATCATCAAGGAGATCAGCCGCCTGGAACCCAACAAAGCCGCCGCCGACGCCTACGACCCCTGGTTCTCCGAATACCAGGCGGCGTATGGGGCGCTGGCGCCGCGGTTTAAGGCGCTGGCGGGGCTGTTGGGGTGACTCTCAAGAATGCGCATACCTTGATAGAGAGCAAAATACTTTCATTGCATGATTAGCTTAATGTCTCTATAGGGGTACTCAGCCGCATAGCAACGCTGTCCGGTCTGATAGTCCCGAGAACCGGTTTACGGTTGCCACTGAGAAGGCTTGGGTCGGTAGCCTTAGTATTTGACCCCACCTCGTGAAGAAACAACTGGCAGATGGACATTCCGGGTTGAATACAGATAGGTACTTCGCCCACGTTGGTAATCTCCAGAGTCAAGCATCCGGTGAATCCGGGGTGTACGCCTGTCGCAGTTGCGATGATGAGGCCTCTTCGCCCCCATTTGGACTTGCCGATCACGTAACCCGCCAAGTCCTTGGGAAGTCTGATCCACTCCAAAACGGCTCCCAACACAAACGCGTTCGGATGCAACACAAAGTCCTTGCCGAAAGGGACGTAGTGAGACTTCGTCAATTGATTCTCGTTTGGACTGGCGTCGTCAGGCTCCAAGACCTTCAAGTATGGTACAGTTGTATTGCGCATTGTGCTGATCCAAGTGCCAAGGCGAAGGTCTATTGAAGCAGATCCGCTTTTGCGCAATGCGGCGATATCCGGCTGAGGAGTGATTACGAGCGGATCTGCACCTGATTCACAGGATTCCAATCGATCTGCAATGATGTCTGCCTTAATAATCATTGGTTAGCCTGCAATCGACTCTCGATTTCTAGAACTTCAACGTTCTTCAGCACCAACTCTTTAAGCACACAGGAAGTGTCATTAATTTGAGGCAGTTGGGCCCAAAGCTCAGG from the Candidatus Hydrogenedentota bacterium genome contains:
- the xylB gene encoding xylulokinase, whose translation is MGIVLGLDIGTSGAKAIAMNENGELLASALVEYPLHAPRPNWAEQDPADWERAAYTALSELASQVNPGDVKGIGLTGQMHGSVFLDADNQVIRNALLWCDQRTAAQCDAITSKVGEARLIEMVSNPALTGFTAPKILWLRDNEPANYERVKKVLLPKDYIRLLLTGEFATDVADASGTLLFDVKNRRWHTELMGLLGIDTDFMPPSFEGPEVTGTLTAAAAARTGLPAGIPVVAGGGDQAANGVGCGIVRTGVISSSLGTSGVVFAFADDVSTDPGGRVHTFCHSVPGKWHVMGVMLSAGGALRWYRDALCQVEVEAGRESGKDPYEYITAEAESIPIGAEGLLFLPYLTGERTPHKDPDAKGAFIGLSLRHTKAHMTRAVLEGVAYGMRDSLEIMRGMGVPVREVRCSGGGARSKLWRQMLADTGKAPMVTINVDEGPAYGAAILASVAAGMYKTVEEGCDNIIKEISRLEPNKAAADAYDPWFSEYQAAYGALAPRFKALAGLLG
- the dcd gene encoding dCTP deaminase, which produces MIIKADIIADRLESCESGADPLVITPQPDIAALRKSGSASIDLRLGTWISTMRNTTVPYLKVLEPDDASPNENQLTKSHYVPFGKDFVLHPNAFVLGAVLEWIRLPKDLAGYVIGKSKWGRRGLIIATATGVHPGFTGCLTLEITNVGEVPICIQPGMSICQLFLHEVGSNTKATDPSLLSGNRKPVLGTIRPDSVAMRLSTPIETLS